A region of Candidatus Neomarinimicrobiota bacterium DNA encodes the following proteins:
- a CDS encoding Ig-like domain-containing protein, with translation MVRLSVIFLIFHISSLASADGDVRLYRTEDDFRRGIELPERKVGWKSYLEVRFDYDGNVVGKYYFVRKNKLDRFERFEYDTTLGVLNQISVFSADSTLVTYTQFGAQEKMSEKFIRHTYGVRRIQDFDDRFTSVEYLADGKPKVYRFFDVNRFLYGVIEMNYDDNGRLRQEDWISMPAERVVKRYVKDYDAESGTTDVWEYDSTLTLINHMTVAADGRAPVITVIYPEDSLAVNSPTLSYSLKEGVINATIRWDWVGGKTDTVAPYVMPLIFEESTRGEHLTVSPRNAPTLLDSAIYRVTFSGEGESGYQAADIVLNSVPFDTTPPTYTVDADLFVSHPRISYVLDESLAEAEVLWVWERGMRDADVPYVVGLSAGILKAGKHEEISFGEDVQLKEGTVYGILFQGKDIAGNPGPFLTVSGVSYDTTAPVIAWQLPDSGGFVNSSVVSYTLSEELYSGETVWRHVGGEPDSLAPHHVKLEGEEKHEGKHQYIQLVNAPPLADGAVYDITVHGVDLAGNLSDTVNIARVAHDRRPPKVAVLLPLAESAVRQGEVIYSFTEEMASAELEWYEIGKEALDTAHVNLRLAEENLSSGDHRLDDPQMQLSLRDGARYIVRLTARDLAGNEATPVEVDNVEFDITPPAFSQIVPGDSSFIASDAVTYHLSEDIIQGAVMWTQVSGDLDPDSPYMVELSADGMNMGVHKSVSPPEALPLKEGSVYEVTFMGLDRAGNPSRGTVSRQIIYDVTPPQIQLAYPQSRGHVSTAQISYSISELLNKATATWTRTGGEIDDNAPHTAHFAADELQAGSHDSLLLAQAPELVSGAIYSVTLEGTDLSGKQSSPVVAEGVRYDDVPPVMNLASPLAATEVNSAGVRYSVDEPLKSASMIWTRQDGKEDPSSPHAVELIGTELAVGDHGDSALVNAPFLVDGATYDIQFIGQDSAGNSSDTVMVTEIVFDNTPPRFEMTYPVAAMPVRNFDVGFIVSEQLNEGSVVWERSAGSEDEVGTHTQILTDGELNSGEHATAALVSPPPSLVEGAVYSVYLKGRDRAGNESISTPLQGILFDATAPVFSDVKPSSNGFMNSSALSYNLSENIDEGSIVWRHVGGAEDARSPHVAQLTGDELLGGRHDAVVLQQTPSLQDGAVYTISFVGQDAAQNISDTLVMENVFYDVIAPVIEVAWPKIEIYVADSHVSYSVSEDLGEGSITWEQVRGTLDKNSPHVQSLVDEELKAGEHFEVELTAAPQLSEGTTYTITFSGKDHAGNEADSVTIADVTFDATAPFISDVTPASGSFINDPKVSYWISENMLEGTFIWTRIGGTEDPNTPHISSLGGIELQSGTFPESRLEESPILVDGAVYTLRIGGSDVAGNIADTVRIDSITYDVTSPVFAVISPEPNSFISSAAQSYSLSEDIIEGAVTWERSGGGFDGKSPHSSRLSGDQLTAGEHEELAVSEMPSLSDGTIYSLAYQGIDRAGNRSEPTVIQGISYDVTPPAISGLSPSDSSYVNHTRISYELSEIIAEGSVIWTRIAGETDPRSPHVVTLAEGERGGGAHTDLTLTDALILKDGSVYRISVEGVDAAGNRSDTVSVSEVSYDVRVPEFQVEFPATGAFIADSRIAYSLEEDLASGTVTWIRSAGNPDPDSPHELVMLDQELVDGPHDGQLAAVPELVDGAIYTIQFNGRDRAGNSAETIEITGVKFDATPPVIALASPAADETVNHNRVTYSLSEELAEGTVTWKQSGGTADANSPHEIPLFKGEIAVGDHADITLEYAPTLSDGSIYTITVVGKDFAGNVSDTVSIENIAYDTTPPVFAVTAPVHGDFIGAPMVTYSLSESIKEGKITWKWESGTQDTGTPHTSILSLNELEMGDHQEWTLTDAPELVSGALYSVTFSGLDFAGNSSEDIVIENVTFDKEPPVISAISPEDNSFIDNTRLSYSLSEALVWGAVTWTRVDGSLDQAAPHIIELIEEEMTQGEHLDIALSHPFTLQDGAGYLVEFRGRDRAGNEAEAVTIADVRFDVAPPVYTVSFPTSDSYIREPIFSFDVNENLKEATVTWARTGGEADPGAPHPISLSGPELVAGSHLDVSPAEAVNLVNDAVYSLSFKATDLAGNTGEAVTVTSLTFDDIAPVLTVASPEAVSFTNSVRVSYTNSEPLASGTVTWTQIGGTADGGSPHEIALTGDELLAGEHADIELASAPSLQDGAVYDVAFQGIDPAGNEAEGVLISEISYDVTNPVITLSSPSAGEAVNYLTVSYELSEELKSGAFTWMRTAGAEDPASPHRSKLSLEERQAGSRVDVMLAKAAKLMDGSVYSVMLSGEDKAGNAADSVLVDNVIFDVTPPVIVANSPAPSGIVSTSALSYSLSEPLAEGTVRWTRTGGAEDSGSPHEVLLSGNELEAGDHQQITLSPAPVLMSGAVYSISFDGKDAAQNKASGMAIESVTFDSEKPVFTLEIPGGKTAIREPRLSYTFSEKLASGTLTWTRESGSDDPGSPHTIELSGDELTSGDHSDVLLSNAPVLADGASYTIEISGADMAGNEGTSVAVTGIFYDVTPPVASLELPAAESILNELLVSYSLSETLAEGKVTWTQTAGNTDSQSPHEVLLTDLELAQGDHPTIALANQNPLTDGAVYKLTLSGVDFAGNQTADVTVAMITYDVTPPQFTEVSPTSGSFVNNEIISYTLSEALSKGTAVWRQSGGASDPNSPHTVELTADELTSGPHEAFVLANMTELVSGATYMLTFSGSDMAGNESDGAETGPISYDAVPPVFTISGPGNSDWVNHTRVSYELSEALESGSISWTPKDGGASLVQSLSGGELEGGSHLDIQLASAPSLEDGKVYDIVFEGTDPAGNPAEEVLITDVTYDITAPKIKIDLSRASPAKQTVVYMDPFGLTNSEEMSEITFTWSREAGSEDPESPHELKVSPENLTEGDHAEVVPPGSDKVLIGTVYTLAIQGKDIAGNESKRQTVQSIDIIRLLEGNWLWKGAILTAVWSFTGDKGFAQGVLMGTSIAEQEPGEYAVNFGERPFELLLKYDSGIKRYALFEFIGHNKMRVVSGERKPKSWTDGDLMEFEYSEEDIP, from the coding sequence GTGGTAAGACTCTCCGTCATATTCTTAATTTTTCATATTTCTTCTCTGGCAAGTGCGGACGGAGACGTCCGTTTATACCGTACTGAAGATGACTTCCGTCGTGGCATAGAGCTGCCAGAAAGGAAGGTGGGGTGGAAGTCTTATCTCGAAGTCCGTTTTGACTATGACGGTAATGTGGTTGGTAAATATTACTTTGTGCGCAAAAACAAACTCGATCGTTTTGAGCGCTTTGAGTACGATACCACTTTAGGTGTCTTGAATCAAATCTCAGTTTTTAGCGCCGACAGTACACTGGTAACCTATACCCAATTTGGCGCACAGGAGAAGATGTCCGAAAAGTTCATTCGTCACACTTACGGTGTGCGGCGTATTCAGGATTTCGATGACCGCTTCACCTCCGTTGAATATCTGGCTGACGGCAAACCAAAGGTCTACCGTTTTTTCGACGTTAACCGTTTCCTCTACGGCGTCATTGAGATGAATTATGATGATAACGGGCGCCTGAGGCAGGAGGACTGGATATCCATGCCGGCGGAAAGAGTAGTCAAAAGGTATGTTAAAGATTACGATGCCGAGAGCGGTACAACCGACGTCTGGGAGTACGATTCCACCTTGACACTGATCAATCACATGACGGTTGCTGCTGACGGAAGGGCACCTGTGATAACGGTCATCTATCCTGAAGATTCACTGGCAGTGAACAGCCCAACACTCTCCTATTCGCTTAAAGAGGGTGTTATTAACGCCACCATCCGGTGGGACTGGGTTGGAGGTAAGACAGACACAGTGGCACCTTATGTTATGCCGCTTATATTTGAAGAGTCTACCAGGGGTGAACACCTGACGGTTTCGCCGCGGAATGCACCGACACTCTTAGACAGCGCCATTTACCGCGTCACTTTTTCAGGTGAAGGTGAGAGTGGCTACCAGGCCGCTGATATCGTTCTGAACAGTGTTCCTTTTGACACCACACCGCCAACCTATACGGTGGATGCCGATCTCTTTGTTTCTCACCCGCGGATTTCATATGTGCTTGATGAATCACTGGCTGAGGCAGAAGTCTTGTGGGTATGGGAGAGGGGTATGCGTGATGCTGACGTGCCCTATGTTGTGGGACTTTCGGCAGGGATTCTAAAAGCGGGGAAACATGAAGAGATCAGTTTTGGCGAGGATGTTCAGCTGAAGGAGGGGACGGTTTACGGCATCCTCTTTCAAGGTAAAGATATTGCCGGCAATCCCGGGCCTTTCCTCACTGTCTCCGGTGTCTCTTACGATACAACAGCACCGGTCATCGCGTGGCAGCTTCCTGATAGCGGTGGCTTCGTCAACAGTTCGGTGGTCAGCTATACACTCAGCGAAGAATTGTACAGTGGAGAAACGGTCTGGCGGCACGTAGGCGGTGAGCCTGATTCGCTGGCCCCGCATCACGTCAAACTGGAGGGGGAAGAAAAGCATGAAGGCAAACATCAGTACATTCAGTTAGTAAATGCGCCGCCTCTTGCAGATGGGGCGGTCTACGACATCACGGTTCACGGAGTTGATCTGGCCGGCAATCTCTCTGATACAGTAAATATTGCCCGAGTAGCACACGATCGTCGACCTCCCAAGGTGGCTGTTTTACTTCCGCTGGCCGAGTCCGCTGTCAGGCAGGGAGAAGTCATTTACAGCTTCACTGAAGAGATGGCCTCGGCTGAACTTGAGTGGTACGAGATCGGGAAGGAAGCGCTGGATACCGCCCATGTCAATCTGCGGCTGGCGGAGGAGAATCTATCCTCAGGCGACCACCGGCTTGACGATCCTCAAATGCAGTTAAGTCTGCGGGACGGCGCCAGGTATATCGTCCGGCTGACGGCACGTGATCTGGCCGGCAATGAGGCGACACCGGTTGAAGTGGACAACGTGGAATTTGATATCACACCACCCGCCTTTTCCCAGATTGTACCCGGCGACAGCTCTTTCATTGCTTCAGACGCTGTCACCTACCATCTCAGTGAAGACATTATTCAGGGTGCCGTCATGTGGACTCAGGTCAGTGGTGACCTCGATCCGGATTCGCCATATATGGTTGAACTGTCCGCGGACGGCATGAACATGGGGGTGCACAAATCCGTCTCTCCGCCGGAAGCGCTACCCCTTAAGGAAGGGTCGGTATATGAGGTGACATTCATGGGTCTTGATCGCGCCGGCAATCCATCTCGCGGTACGGTCAGCAGACAGATTATTTACGATGTCACTCCGCCGCAAATTCAGCTGGCGTATCCTCAGTCGCGCGGGCACGTTTCGACGGCACAGATCAGTTATTCGATAAGTGAACTTTTGAACAAGGCGACTGCCACGTGGACCCGGACCGGTGGTGAGATTGATGATAACGCGCCGCATACCGCTCACTTTGCCGCTGATGAACTCCAGGCGGGATCACACGACAGCCTCCTCCTGGCGCAGGCGCCTGAGCTCGTTTCCGGGGCAATCTATTCGGTTACACTTGAGGGGACTGATTTGAGCGGTAAGCAGTCGTCTCCGGTGGTGGCTGAAGGGGTGAGGTACGATGACGTACCGCCTGTTATGAATTTAGCGTCACCTTTGGCAGCGACTGAGGTGAATTCTGCGGGCGTCCGCTACAGCGTTGATGAACCGCTTAAGAGTGCCTCCATGATCTGGACCAGGCAGGACGGGAAAGAGGATCCGTCTTCGCCGCATGCTGTGGAACTTATAGGGACGGAATTGGCTGTGGGAGACCACGGAGACTCCGCCCTGGTTAATGCACCTTTTCTCGTGGATGGCGCCACTTATGACATTCAGTTCATTGGTCAGGATAGCGCTGGGAACAGTTCAGATACGGTCATGGTGACGGAAATCGTTTTCGATAATACGCCGCCCAGATTTGAGATGACCTATCCTGTGGCGGCTATGCCGGTGCGGAATTTCGACGTCGGATTCATAGTCTCGGAGCAACTGAACGAGGGGAGCGTCGTCTGGGAGCGGTCTGCCGGCAGTGAGGATGAAGTGGGCACACATACGCAGATCCTGACGGACGGCGAACTGAACAGCGGTGAACATGCCACCGCCGCTCTCGTATCACCACCTCCCTCTCTCGTGGAAGGTGCCGTCTATTCTGTCTATTTGAAGGGGCGCGACAGGGCCGGCAACGAATCTATATCTACGCCGCTTCAGGGCATTCTCTTTGATGCCACCGCACCTGTCTTCTCAGATGTCAAGCCGTCCAGCAACGGATTCATGAATTCGTCTGCTCTCAGCTACAATCTTAGCGAGAACATCGATGAGGGGTCAATCGTCTGGCGGCATGTCGGCGGAGCAGAAGATGCGCGCTCGCCACATGTGGCGCAGCTGACCGGAGATGAACTGCTGGGTGGTCGCCACGATGCCGTAGTGCTCCAGCAGACTCCGTCGCTTCAGGACGGGGCTGTCTACACTATTTCCTTTGTGGGACAGGATGCGGCGCAGAATATATCGGACACCTTGGTCATGGAAAATGTATTCTATGACGTCATAGCGCCCGTCATTGAAGTAGCGTGGCCGAAGATCGAAATCTACGTTGCCGATTCGCACGTGAGCTATAGTGTCTCTGAGGATCTGGGCGAGGGGAGTATTACGTGGGAGCAGGTTAGAGGTACACTGGACAAGAATTCGCCGCATGTTCAATCACTGGTCGACGAAGAGCTGAAAGCAGGAGAACATTTCGAGGTTGAACTTACGGCCGCGCCACAATTGAGCGAGGGGACGACCTACACCATCACCTTTTCAGGTAAGGATCATGCCGGGAATGAGGCGGATTCGGTCACCATTGCCGATGTCACATTTGATGCTACAGCACCCTTTATTTCCGATGTGACGCCTGCATCCGGATCATTCATCAACGATCCAAAGGTTTCGTACTGGATAAGTGAAAATATGCTGGAGGGGACATTTATCTGGACCAGAATTGGTGGTACCGAAGATCCTAATACGCCTCACATCTCATCGCTCGGCGGGATTGAACTTCAGTCGGGGACTTTTCCAGAAAGCAGGCTGGAGGAGTCGCCTATTTTGGTAGACGGTGCTGTCTATACGCTCAGAATTGGCGGTTCGGACGTGGCGGGCAATATCGCCGATACGGTGCGCATCGACTCGATTACCTACGATGTTACGAGTCCCGTCTTTGCTGTCATTTCACCGGAACCGAACAGTTTTATCTCTTCAGCCGCGCAATCGTATTCACTGAGCGAAGATATTATCGAAGGGGCTGTGACTTGGGAGCGATCGGGGGGAGGTTTCGACGGTAAATCACCTCACTCTTCTAGGTTGTCCGGTGATCAGTTGACGGCGGGAGAACATGAGGAACTTGCTGTCAGCGAGATGCCGTCTCTCTCAGACGGAACGATCTATTCGCTTGCCTATCAGGGGATAGATCGAGCTGGGAACAGGTCGGAGCCGACGGTTATTCAGGGCATTTCTTATGATGTGACGCCGCCCGCCATTTCAGGACTCTCGCCGTCCGACAGCTCATATGTGAACCATACGCGCATCTCCTACGAACTGAGCGAAATCATTGCCGAAGGGTCAGTCATCTGGACGCGGATCGCCGGTGAGACTGATCCAAGATCACCCCATGTAGTAACCTTGGCGGAAGGAGAGAGGGGCGGCGGTGCACATACAGATTTAACATTGACTGATGCGCTGATCCTTAAGGACGGCAGCGTCTATAGAATCTCCGTGGAAGGGGTCGATGCAGCTGGCAATCGGTCCGATACAGTCTCTGTCTCAGAAGTCTCATACGATGTACGAGTACCAGAATTCCAGGTGGAATTTCCGGCAACAGGAGCTTTTATTGCCGATTCGCGTATTGCCTACAGCTTGGAAGAAGATCTTGCCAGCGGGACTGTCACGTGGATTCGAAGCGCAGGAAATCCTGATCCTGACTCTCCTCACGAACTGGTGATGTTAGATCAGGAATTGGTTGACGGGCCTCACGACGGTCAACTCGCTGCAGTGCCGGAGCTGGTGGACGGTGCTATTTATACGATTCAGTTCAACGGTCGGGATCGAGCCGGCAATAGTGCCGAGACCATCGAAATCACGGGTGTAAAGTTTGATGCGACGCCGCCGGTCATTGCACTGGCATCTCCGGCTGCCGATGAAACAGTGAACCACAACCGTGTCACGTACTCTCTCAGCGAAGAGTTAGCTGAAGGCACCGTAACTTGGAAACAGAGCGGCGGAACCGCCGATGCCAACTCACCACATGAGATTCCCCTGTTCAAGGGTGAAATAGCGGTCGGTGATCACGCGGACATTACGCTGGAATATGCGCCCACTCTGAGTGACGGATCCATCTATACCATTACGGTCGTGGGCAAGGATTTTGCCGGCAATGTATCTGACACTGTTTCGATTGAGAATATCGCCTACGATACGACGCCACCGGTTTTCGCTGTTACGGCACCGGTCCACGGTGATTTTATCGGGGCGCCGATGGTTACCTATTCGCTGTCTGAGTCGATCAAAGAAGGAAAAATTACATGGAAATGGGAATCGGGCACGCAGGACACAGGAACTCCCCACACCTCCATACTGTCACTGAATGAACTGGAAATGGGAGATCATCAAGAATGGACTCTGACTGACGCCCCAGAACTGGTGAGTGGCGCTCTATATTCTGTCACTTTTTCCGGTCTTGATTTTGCCGGCAATTCATCTGAGGACATCGTGATTGAGAACGTCACATTCGACAAGGAGCCGCCGGTTATAAGTGCTATCTCTCCCGAAGACAATTCTTTTATTGATAATACGAGATTATCATACTCTCTGAGCGAAGCGTTGGTGTGGGGAGCGGTGACGTGGACGAGAGTTGACGGCTCACTCGATCAGGCGGCGCCGCACATTATTGAATTGATTGAGGAAGAGATGACTCAAGGCGAGCATCTGGACATAGCCCTGAGCCACCCGTTTACGCTCCAGGACGGTGCCGGATATCTGGTTGAATTCCGTGGACGGGACAGAGCAGGAAACGAGGCCGAAGCTGTCACGATAGCGGATGTTCGTTTCGATGTAGCACCTCCAGTCTATACAGTCTCTTTTCCGACGAGCGACAGTTACATCAGAGAGCCCATCTTTTCTTTTGATGTGAACGAAAATCTCAAAGAAGCGACAGTGACGTGGGCCCGGACCGGCGGCGAAGCAGATCCGGGAGCACCTCATCCGATTTCTCTAAGCGGTCCCGAATTGGTAGCAGGAAGCCACCTGGATGTCTCGCCGGCTGAAGCGGTAAACCTGGTGAACGACGCCGTCTATTCGCTGTCTTTCAAGGCGACAGATCTGGCAGGCAATACAGGAGAGGCAGTTACGGTGACATCACTTACATTTGATGATATTGCGCCGGTTCTTACGGTAGCGAGCCCTGAGGCCGTATCCTTCACAAATAGTGTGCGTGTCAGCTATACGAATTCTGAACCGCTGGCGTCCGGCACAGTCACATGGACGCAGATCGGCGGTACGGCTGATGGTGGTTCTCCTCACGAGATAGCGCTGACGGGTGACGAACTGTTGGCCGGTGAACATGCCGATATTGAACTGGCTTCCGCTCCTTCTCTGCAGGATGGCGCTGTCTACGATGTCGCCTTTCAAGGGATCGATCCCGCCGGGAACGAAGCTGAAGGCGTCCTCATTTCGGAGATTTCCTACGACGTAACCAATCCGGTTATTACCCTTTCATCGCCGTCGGCAGGTGAGGCGGTGAATTACCTTACTGTCAGTTACGAACTGAGCGAGGAGCTGAAATCGGGGGCGTTTACCTGGATGAGAACTGCCGGTGCTGAAGATCCCGCATCACCGCACCGTTCAAAACTCTCCCTGGAGGAGAGGCAGGCGGGCAGCCGTGTGGATGTCATGCTCGCGAAAGCAGCGAAGCTGATGGACGGTTCGGTCTACAGTGTAATGCTCAGCGGCGAAGATAAGGCAGGCAATGCCGCTGATTCCGTATTGGTTGATAACGTAATATTCGATGTGACTCCACCTGTTATCGTGGCCAATTCCCCGGCGCCGTCGGGCATAGTGAGCACCAGCGCACTGTCGTATTCGTTGAGTGAACCTCTGGCGGAAGGGACGGTCAGATGGACAAGAACGGGAGGGGCCGAGGATTCCGGTTCTCCTCATGAAGTGCTTCTCAGCGGGAACGAACTTGAAGCTGGCGATCACCAGCAGATTACACTTTCCCCGGCGCCGGTTCTGATGAGCGGTGCTGTCTATAGCATCAGCTTTGACGGTAAGGACGCGGCGCAGAATAAAGCTTCCGGCATGGCCATCGAATCGGTGACATTCGATTCAGAGAAGCCGGTCTTCACATTGGAGATCCCGGGCGGCAAAACCGCTATCAGAGAACCCAGGTTGTCATATACTTTCTCGGAAAAACTTGCCAGCGGCACACTTACCTGGACGAGAGAATCGGGCAGCGACGATCCCGGCTCGCCTCACACCATCGAGCTGTCAGGTGACGAATTGACATCGGGAGATCATAGTGATGTGCTTCTGTCCAACGCACCGGTACTTGCCGACGGGGCCAGCTATACGATTGAGATAAGCGGCGCAGATATGGCCGGCAATGAGGGCACCTCTGTTGCCGTGACTGGAATTTTCTATGATGTCACTCCGCCGGTCGCCTCTCTCGAATTGCCGGCGGCTGAATCCATTTTGAATGAGTTGCTCGTATCTTATTCTCTGAGCGAAACGCTGGCTGAAGGGAAAGTAACCTGGACTCAGACCGCCGGAAATACCGATTCCCAATCACCTCATGAAGTGCTACTGACCGATCTTGAACTTGCCCAGGGTGATCACCCAACGATTGCACTTGCCAACCAGAATCCCCTCACTGACGGTGCTGTCTATAAGCTGACCCTTTCCGGTGTTGACTTTGCCGGTAATCAGACCGCAGATGTGACAGTAGCCATGATCACTTATGACGTGACGCCGCCACAGTTTACAGAGGTATCTCCCACCAGTGGTTCTTTCGTTAATAATGAGATAATCAGCTATACATTAAGTGAAGCTTTAAGTAAAGGAACGGCCGTCTGGAGGCAAAGTGGTGGTGCGAGTGATCCGAATTCTCCACATACGGTGGAGCTGACCGCTGATGAACTGACCTCCGGGCCACACGAAGCGTTCGTTCTTGCCAACATGACCGAACTCGTGAGTGGTGCGACCTATATGTTAACCTTTTCCGGGAGCGATATGGCAGGCAACGAATCGGATGGCGCGGAGACAGGCCCCATCTCATATGACGCTGTACCGCCTGTATTTACCATCTCCGGGCCCGGGAATTCAGATTGGGTCAACCACACTCGTGTCTCGTATGAACTGAGTGAAGCACTGGAAAGCGGCAGCATCAGCTGGACGCCGAAAGACGGCGGTGCTTCTCTGGTTCAATCACTATCAGGTGGGGAGCTTGAAGGGGGGAGTCACCTGGATATTCAGCTTGCCAGTGCGCCCTCACTGGAGGACGGTAAAGTTTATGATATCGTTTTCGAAGGGACAGATCCGGCGGGAAATCCGGCTGAAGAAGTTTTGATCACAGACGTTACTTACGATATAACAGCGCCCAAGATAAAAATTGATCTTTCCCGTGCGTCTCCCGCCAAACAGACTGTTGTTTATATGGATCCCTTCGGTCTGACCAACAGTGAGGAAATGTCTGAAATCACCTTTACCTGGTCGAGAGAGGCGGGCAGTGAAGATCCTGAATCGCCACATGAACTCAAAGTGTCGCCTGAGAATCTAACGGAAGGAGATCATGCGGAGGTTGTACCTCCCGGTTCTGATAAGGTGCTTATCGGTACCGTATATACTCTTGCCATTCAAGGGAAGGACATAGCCGGCAACGAGAGCAAACGCCAGACAGTTCAGAGTATCGACATTATCAGACTTCTTGAGGGAAATTGGTTGTGGAAAGGGGCGATTCTGACGGCTGTCTGGTCCTTTACCGGAGATAAAGGTTTCGCGCAGGGCGTTCTGATGGGTACGTCCATTGCTGAACAGGAGCCGGGCGAGTACGCTGTCAATTTCGGCGAGAGACCGTTTGAACTTCTCTTGAAATACGATTCCGGCATCAAGCGGTACGCACTCTTCGAATTCATAGGTCACAACAAGATGAGAGTCGTCTCCGGCGAGAGAAAACCGAAGTCGTGGACTGACGGTGACCTGATGGAATTTGAGTACAGCGAAGAAGATATTCCGTAA
- a CDS encoding alpha/beta hydrolase, which translates to MKIILILLKWCRLEFLLIQLAFSLSVQADTLFVSSIRVQDLPAGEQVKASGQKLISQPYGFTRITADTSLIQTVLHVAVHGFESEGYEWVASVSKLAQVYNHTYFYRYDWQTCPDSAAVLLSASIDSLVGLSLGTEKVVLFGHSYGGLVVTFCAALLHLNIPIEVHSIAAPLRGYSRLFKSCSLSTGPDGEVLFLPWEKGVSHFQWRTQHLLDNAFRRFKFDPQEVLFPTSTVTRLPATMDGQRLGHNWSVNWVIDEYLGIPHKP; encoded by the coding sequence GTGAAAATCATCTTAATACTGTTAAAGTGGTGTAGGTTGGAGTTTCTGCTTATCCAGCTGGCCTTCTCTCTTTCAGTGCAAGCTGACACTCTTTTTGTATCCTCCATTCGCGTACAGGATCTGCCGGCTGGGGAGCAGGTGAAGGCGTCTGGACAGAAACTGATTTCACAGCCCTACGGCTTTACGCGAATTACGGCGGACACTTCCCTGATCCAGACCGTTCTCCACGTTGCGGTTCACGGCTTCGAGTCAGAAGGGTACGAGTGGGTGGCATCTGTGTCAAAACTCGCTCAGGTGTACAATCACACTTACTTTTACCGCTACGATTGGCAGACATGCCCTGATAGTGCCGCAGTACTCCTGTCAGCATCTATCGATTCCCTCGTCGGTCTTTCTCTCGGAACGGAAAAAGTGGTGCTGTTCGGCCACAGCTACGGCGGATTGGTTGTCACTTTCTGTGCTGCTCTTCTGCATCTCAATATTCCTATAGAAGTACATTCGATCGCGGCCCCCCTTCGCGGCTACTCGCGCCTCTTCAAGAGCTGTTCTCTCTCCACCGGACCAGATGGCGAAGTTCTATTCCTACCGTGGGAGAAAGGAGTATCTCACTTCCAGTGGCGGACGCAGCACCTGCTCGATAACGCCTTTCGCCGCTTTAAGTTTGATCCACAAGAGGTGCTGTTTCCCACTAGTACAGTAACCCGCCTGCCCGCTACCATGGACGGGCAGCGCCTCGGACATAACTGGTCCGTCAACTGGGTAATTGATGAATACCTCGGTATTCCCCATAAACCTTAG
- a CDS encoding DUF5683 domain-containing protein, translating into MKQDSTTIRLTIVLVTFVSLLSSQEDNGTAAVLDLVPRGITEKQSGVLTKIFRKNIADIGKVELIDREKMIQLLATEGTLPSWCAAEWCAVEVGRLLSTEKAVAGYVEKEGTRFSLGGILVASESGDVISTTTIEFVGEMESLLTEVKVLAYQLFETALPPDLQSKHDEIMRHSEDLQGITAARKRTTAVIRSAIFPGLGQLYLEKKLLGFGFLATQMALGGAIYSEYSTYKTSYDETDNFYQLYQEETNVDSILQYKDDAKVSFRQAETAIQQRKTFTNVALIFWLGNIYHAYRSVTIPDTAESKSPLLKLYFDHRAGGVGLGVAIALD; encoded by the coding sequence TTGAAACAGGATAGTACAACAATTCGCTTAACTATCGTTCTGGTTACTTTTGTCTCACTTCTATCTTCCCAGGAAGATAACGGAACGGCCGCCGTCCTCGATCTTGTCCCTCGCGGTATCACCGAAAAACAGAGCGGCGTCTTGACAAAGATCTTCAGAAAAAACATCGCAGACATCGGTAAAGTGGAACTGATAGATCGAGAAAAAATGATCCAGCTCCTTGCCACTGAAGGGACTCTGCCGAGTTGGTGCGCCGCCGAGTGGTGCGCAGTGGAAGTAGGCCGTCTGTTGAGCACGGAAAAGGCTGTCGCCGGCTATGTGGAGAAGGAAGGGACACGTTTCTCGCTGGGCGGAATATTGGTGGCTTCCGAATCCGGGGATGTCATCAGTACGACGACAATCGAATTTGTGGGAGAGATGGAAAGTCTGCTCACTGAAGTGAAAGTACTCGCCTATCAACTGTTCGAGACGGCGCTGCCGCCTGACCTTCAATCGAAGCACGACGAAATTATGCGGCATTCCGAGGATCTGCAGGGCATCACCGCCGCCAGAAAACGGACGACCGCTGTCATCAGATCAGCCATTTTCCCCGGACTTGGACAGCTCTACCTAGAGAAGAAATTGCTCGGCTTCGGTTTTCTGGCAACACAAATGGCCCTGGGAGGAGCAATCTATTCAGAATATTCAACCTATAAAACTTCATACGATGAAACGGATAATTTTTATCAACTTTATCAAGAAGAGACAAACGTCGATTCGATCCTTCAATATAAGGACGATGCAAAAGTATCGTTCAGGCAGGCGGAGACGGCGATTCAGCAACGGAAGACATTCACCAATGTGGCGCTGATCTTCTGGCTGGGAAATATCTATCACGCTTACAGGTCCGTCACCATTCCCGACACCGCTGAATCTAAGTCGCCTCTCCTCAAGCTCTACTTTGATCACAGAGCTGGCGGCGTGGGACTGGGAGTAGCCATTGCGCTGGATTAG